The region TTAAGACGTAGCTGGCTGCCAAGACGACAAGAAAACAGCTAAGCGATCCTTCGATGCTCTTACCTCGCAACAATTTAGGACGATGTCTCCCAAAGAGACGCCCCACCAAACTCGCAATACCATCGCCAAAGGCAAGCGCTGCCACGGCCAATCGGGCGGCCACCGTAGGAAAAAGGAGAAAGGCGCTCATAATGCCCAACGAGAGCGTAATGGGCCCCAAGGCAGGACGCTCATCCTCACTGCCACGCTTAACCAAGGCAACCAACTGCGTGATCAATGATGTTCCCCCTAAAATCAAGCGAATGCTCTCCCCCACGATAAAGATAATAGTGATGATGGCTAAGCCCCAAATCAAGAGCGGTTCGCTATAACGCGCCACAAAAATAGATAAAACACTGGCCATGTGAATGAATTTTCGTAAAAATTCCTGTTTTGCTACTTGCCAAAAAGTACTAGGCTCTCCTTGATGCACGCTTGCTTCCCCTATTTTTCCATCCACTATTATTATATCGCATGCAATCCCTAAAAATCAAGGGGATTTATCACTTTTTACTCAATTAAATTCCTATTTCGATCGATAAGGGAGAGAGTGAAGAGTTCGCGATTTGCCTTGCTAAAAGTTTATGACTGGGCAATTTTTTTGCCTAGTGTGCGTCAAGCGACGCTACGCTTTAACCTGCTCACCAAGGAGCGCGGGTTGCAGATGCTTAGCATTAGCGACCAGAGTTTGCGCGCCTACAGCCACGACGTAAGCATGGCGCAAGTGCTAATCTCATACAATGCCAAGGGATATGCCCAGTTGCACGCCGTGGCGCAACACTATCCTTTTAGCCTGATTCATCACGATCTCGCCCGCCTCGCCCGTATCTCGTTGTGGACAGAAGCTCTGCTTCTCACCTATCGCGGGGCAGAAGAGAGCCAATTCTTTCTCTTTTACTACCACCTGCTTCAGTGGCTTAACGATCCCACCCTCGCGCCTGAACTGTTAGATACGCCCTTCTTTTACTACTCGCTGGTGATTCACGGGGTGCTACCTAGCCACCTTGCCGAGGCACCAAGCTTTGCGCAATTGGTCGACTACGATAGCCAAACGCGCCGAGCCATCCTCCACGCATGGGCAGAGAATCGCCCCAAACGCGATGCCATTCGGCAGGCCTTTCTCGCCATGCTCCCCCGTGCGCCAAAAAGCCTCGCAAGCCTTAGCCGCTATGACTAAATACCTCGCCATCCTCCTAGTGCTTTGCACGCCCCTGTCGCTATGGGCAGAGGCAAGCATCGAGATCCTCGGCTGGTCAACCTCGGGGAAACTTGCCCTGCAGATTGTCCATGAAAATCCCTTTAACGGCTACGACGCAAGCTATCTGCTTGTCAACCTACTAGACGATGAAGTGATTGTCCAATTTGATGTGATGAATAAAGATAACAGCGCCGAACATGCCAAAAATCTCCTTACGCGCCAGTGGCAAGCACCCTTTCAAATCCAGATGACCCAGCACCAGATACGCCCCGCCGGCAACCATGCGCTACGCGCCACCTTTAGCGCCGCCGGTAAGAGCTTCTCGCTTGCCCACGAAGCGCACCAACTGATTCTGCGCCAAGGCAAGAGCCAGAAGATTGTGGCACAAAACCTCGCCCACAACGCAGAGCTTATCGCCAGCTACCTAAGCCCCCACGAGAGCCGTATCGCCATCATCGTCAAAGAGCATCAACGCATCCGCATCTTGGGGAGCAACCTCTTGGTGGGCTTTAGATAAAATTTATCATTTTATAAAAATTTTTCTTGACAAGATAAATATACCCGTGGTAAAATTAAAGTATCAATTTTTTAGAAGGAGGCATATTATGCCAAGACCAACATCGAGCGAAATGCGTGCAACTGTTTTAGAATTCCTTAAAAACGGAGAGCAACCCCTAAAAGAGATTCACAAGCATATGTCTAACAAATTTCAGTTAGACGAAGAAGATACCCGTAAAATTTACTACCCTCTTACAGGCATCATGGATCAGTTAAAGAAATCCCATCTCACGAACAACCCTAGATGGGGAGTATGGGAGCTAACCAACGAAGGTAGCGATAGCGAGCAATTAGCCGAGGTGGAAGCATTGCCTGAAACTAAGCTTGGAGACGAACTAGTGGATGCTGATATCAAATTTACCGAGGATCTTAACAAGGGTTTACTGGAAAAAATCAGCACAATGAACCCCTATGCCTTTGAACACTTGGTTGGAGCTTTATTTGAAGCCATGGGGTACGAGGTAGAAGTAACGAAGGGATCTGGCGATGGCGGTATCGACGGATTCATCATAAGAGATGAACTAAAACCAGAAAATATTTGCTTCCAAGTAAAACGCTACAAGTATAACATTTCCGTTGAAGCTATGAGAGCATTCGCTCATACCGTTACAAAAAATAAAGCAAGACTAGGCATTTTCATTACTTCTGGTAGCTTTGAGTCTGGTGCTATTAAAGTCGCCGAAGAAGATAAGATTGAACTCATTGATGGAAATCGTCTTGCTAGCCTTTTGATTAAGTACAATATCGGTGTAAAAACCCATACCATCAAAACCCTCGATGAGGATTATGAACACTTCAAAAAATAGAATCGACAAGAAAGCTAGCTGCTTTTAGTTGATTTTTTCGCTTTTATCGGCTATCATCTAAGGATAGAATCTTATGAACAAAGGATGATAGCATGATTATTTTAACATTGAACTGTGGTAGCTCCTCGGTTAAGTACCAAGTGTACGACTGGGCGAACAAAGACGTATTGGGTAGTGGCGTGGTAGAGCGCGTGGGGCAGAGCCAGAGCGACCTTGAGTACAAGAGCAAGG is a window of Entomospira culicis DNA encoding:
- a CDS encoding diacylglycerol/polyprenol kinase family protein; protein product: MDGKIGEASVHQGEPSTFWQVAKQEFLRKFIHMASVLSIFVARYSEPLLIWGLAIITIIFIVGESIRLILGGTSLITQLVALVKRGSEDERPALGPITLSLGIMSAFLLFPTVAARLAVAALAFGDGIASLVGRLFGRHRPKLLRGKSIEGSLSCFLVVLAASYVLTKGDLTTSFWVALLTTFIEALPLKSFDNLVIPLCVGFLSFRLGY
- a CDS encoding restriction endonuclease, giving the protein MPRPTSSEMRATVLEFLKNGEQPLKEIHKHMSNKFQLDEEDTRKIYYPLTGIMDQLKKSHLTNNPRWGVWELTNEGSDSEQLAEVEALPETKLGDELVDADIKFTEDLNKGLLEKISTMNPYAFEHLVGALFEAMGYEVEVTKGSGDGGIDGFIIRDELKPENICFQVKRYKYNISVEAMRAFAHTVTKNKARLGIFITSGSFESGAIKVAEEDKIELIDGNRLASLLIKYNIGVKTHTIKTLDEDYEHFKK